CTGACAGTGATCCATCTTATGCTTCGCGCACTCGCGAGCACATGCCTTACAGATGTCGGCGCATACATGACAGATCTCGCCAGAGAACTGCGAGCCGCGGCTCAGAAAGACCGCCGCATCCCAACAAATTTGGGCACAGTCGCGATCGGTGCGGATGCAGTCGGCCATCTTGGAGGGATTGGGCTCACTGAGGCAGGCGTCCGAGCAATGCTCGCAGGCCCGGGCACATTCAATGCAAAGACGGATACATTCGGCATATTTGCTAGTCGACATAGTCGTTTTCCTCCTTTGTAAGCGGAATTAGGAAGCTCAAAGCCTTCTCCTATCAGAAGAGCCGCAAGCAATATGCCAATGGAAGGGAAAACATTCGCAACAAATTGATTGTCCTGGTTGTAGCAACGGGGGATGATGGATTGTCGGACTTGACCGAAAGATTCATTTCCAAAAGGTTGCCAGTGATGAGATTTCGGATCGGATTGCGGACACTTTTGGTCGTGATAGGAATCTTGGCCGCAGGTTGTGGATGGTATGCCGCCAACGTTCGTGCTTGTGCCGCCGAGCAGGCCGCACTGAATCGCATCAAGTCCGGTTTGCGTGGTACGTATCTATTGGTGGATCGTCGCGGGACCATTGATCTCAGTGAATACTGGTATGATGTGATCGTTCGAACGGATCCGGCACCTGGTATGCAGATTCCCGACCGGATGTCGAAATGGCTGAGGCGGACTCGTTCGTCGGACGACGGAGAACTGGCACTCTTTCGCCGGGTTCACTTCATTGAATTAGGTAGTCAGGCAGATCCAAAGCTTATCGAGCATCTCGAATCGTTTCGTTGTCTGAAGTCGATTCATTTGAGTCTTAATTTTTTCGACGGGGTGGATAAGCCGGCGGAGGCTCGCGAGCGAATTGCGGCGGTCGAGGAAGCCGCTCGGCAATTCGTGACTCGACATCCCGAAGTCGAATTGATTCTCCCGGGGGAATTCGAAGAGATCATTCCGCTCGTCACGCCGGAGGATCAAGCCGCGTTGGCTGCTGAGGATATTCACGAGCTTTACCCGGATCCATTCACCACAGAAGACCCGTTCGATCCCAATGCACTCTCGGGATCCGACGATTCGTTTCAGACGATATGGGTTGAAGATCCGTTCGCTCCGTAGCGACTACTGCCCGTTCCATTCCTCCCGGAAGACGCGTAGCAGTGGTTCGCTGTCGACTTGCTGTACGGCCTCTTCCACGCGTTGGCGCAGATCTTCCGTTGCTCCGTGCAGTCGCAAAGCTTTCACCGCATCGCTGGCCGTACGGAGATCCCGCGGGTGAATCAGCGACAGCAGAAATGACTGCGATTCGGTCGATCGCAACAGACCGATACAAAGCAAAATGCTTTCGCGTGCCGCCAGTTCCGGACGACGACCCCACGCCGTTCGCAATCTCTCGAACGCTCCCGGCAGTTGCGATTCGCCAATCGCCAGCGCCGTTTGAACGCAGATGTCCGCGTCGCCATCAAGCAGGAAGGGCTGCAGAAAGTCGTAAGTGTCGGTCTTCTCGATCTTGAGTAGCGAAGAGCAACACTCGCCCATGACGTCTGCTTCGTCGTCCCCAACCAAAAGTTTCAGCCGCAAGAGCGGAGCCCCTTCCAGCACCCCGAGAACGCCGATCGCTTGAACCGCTCCGTAACGAGCCGCCGGCCAGGGATCGACCAGCAGCACCGCGCAGCGATTCAATACCTCCGCCGTCGGTGCGAAGTGCGTCAGACCGATCGCACAAAGGCCCCTCAGTTCGGCAGCCGCGTCGACCTCGCCGCCGTATTGCGGTTCGATCTGTTCAAAGGCAATGCCATCGCGAAAGAGGTCGATGTCGGCGAACTCTAAATGAGCCAACGCTTTGATCACGGCCGTTTTACCAAGACAGCCTGGGTCTTTTTTGAGCGGGTTTCGCTTCAACCGCCAGTACGCTTTGACGAGCGATTCAATCGCGTCCCGATCGTTCGCATCGACAATCAACTCGGCGGCTCGCTTCACGACTTGATTCGAGGCATTCCCTAACGCGTCGCGCACTTCACGACGAACGTCTGGCTGATCGAGTCGATCTTCCAGCAGTCGCAACTGGCGAAGTTGATTGCCGACGACGTCGTCGTTCATGGATTCTCGCAAAAGGGGAGGGCACGCGGATGCAAGTTTGTTTGACCAGGGGTTTCCCCAGGCGATATCGTAAAGGCTTGTTTGTTCGCCGGGAACCATTGTCGGTCGAAGTATGATGAATTGCGTTACGTTCTCGATACTCTTATTGCTGCTGCTTGTCGAATCAGCGCGTGCCGAGACCGTGGGAATCCAAGCGGAACGCCCTGAGAAGGGACCAAGCGTTGCCATCGAAGGTGGCTACATGGTGCCCTACGAGATCGCGTTGCCAACATCGAACTCCGTCATCAAGATGATCCCGGTTCCTGGCGGCATAGTACGACTTGGAAGTCCAAGATCCGAGTTCGGTCATACGCCGGCGGAGTGGCCTGAGGTCGAAGTCAGGGTGGCTCCTTTCTGGATCGCGGAAACCGAAACGACTTGGGGGCAATACGGAGCCTTTCAAGATCTGGAGAGACAGTTTCGGGATCAAGGTTTCGATCGCGATCTGCTCGAGAAGCTGAGCGTTCAGGCGATCACTTCACCCACCATGATCTACGATCCATCGCTCGTCTATCTGCATGGTACCGACGAGCGATTGCCGGCAACGATGCTGACGAACTTCGCGGCGCGGCAATATACCAAGTGGCTCAGTCGGATGATGCAGCACACCTATCGACTGCCGAGTGAAGCGGAGTGGGAGTATGCCGCCGCGGCCGGAGCCGAGACGGCGTACCATTTCGGAGACGATCCACAGCAGTTGGACGACTACGGCTGGTTTGTCGACAACTCCGACGAATCACCACACTTCGTCAAGCAGAAGAAGCCGAACGCATTCGGGCTGTACGACATGCATGGCAATGTGTGGGAATGGGTGCTCGATCAATACTCGAGTGAAGGCTATCGGCGTTTAGCAGGCCAACGACCGACGGCGCTTCAGTCGGTATTATGGCCCACGCAAATCGATCCCTTGATGCGGAAGGGAGGAAGCTGGGACGATGGTGCGGCCCTCTGCCGTCTGGCGGCCAAGCTAGGGAGCGACGACGAAGGATGGAAGACGCTCGAGGCAATGATTCCTCTAAGCCCTCACTGGTATACCGACTACCCCGGCGACTGCATCGGGTTCCGCGTGATGCGGCCACTTCGCGACGTGCCACCGATCGAAGCGGCGAAATACTACCTGCCCGACATTCCCCAGCTACAGGAAGATGTGGAAAGTCAGCTTGAGGAGCGTCGAGCGGTGCAAGGCTTCGTCGAGCCTGATCTTTCGGCCTTGAAGTAGGTCCTCTTAGGCGACCTCGGGCGAGGGTTTTACCGTACCGATTCTGGGTGATGCTGGTTGATGATCGGTTGCCCGGTGCGGAATGCCTGTTCGATCAGATCGGCCGCCATTTCTAGGCCATCGCGCGAGGCGATGTCGGCTTGAAACTGGTCTGCTTTCTGTTGAAACTTCGGATCGTTTTGCAGCCGATCGAGTTCCGCGCGTAGCCTCTTGGTCGTTACCTTCTGCACCGGAATCACGCGTCCGCTGCCATGGTACTCAACACGTTTGGCAACGCCTGGCTGATCGTTGGTGACCGGCAAACAAAGCATCGGCACGCCATACGCCAGGCATTCCAGCGTGGTGTTCATGCCGGCATGGGTTATCACCAGGCTCGCTTTTTCTAGCAACCGTAACTGGGGAGCTTTTTCGACCAGCAAGATATTCGCCGGAATGTTGCCTGGCACATCGACCTCGCCCCCACCTTTGCTCAGCACTAGCTGCACCGGCAGATCTTTCACCGCATCGATGATCGCGCGAAAGACATGCGGCACCGCGTTCTGCAAGGTTCCCATCGAAGCGTAGATAAGTGGTCGCCCGTCGAGCCAGTCCCACGGGAAGTCGATCGCCTGATCATCCCGGGCCGCGCGATGCCATGGTCCGGTGAAGTGTAAACGCTGGGGGTAGGCGGTCCGGGGATACTCGAAGAAGGGAGGCTGCTGTGACAGGTGAACCAGTGCCGGGTCGCCACCCCGGATGAGCTTTAGCGGATCGACGCCAACTTTGCGTTCGCCTGCCAAAAAACGATACGCCATGAGTACCGCATGCTTGGCCATCTGATTGCGGAATCGCCCGAACCAGTCGGTGCGATAATCCCACGCCAACGGAGGTGGCGGTATCAGCGGATCCCAGTAAACGGCCAGTGCGTTGCATGCGACGGCGTAGGGGATTGCCAAGCGTTCGGCTTCCACGGCACATGCGGGGGCGACTTGGTCGATCACCAGCCCATCGAACGAATGAGCTTTTAATGCTTCTGGCAGGTAACGGCGAACAAGCGTCGATTGGATGCCAAACAGTTT
This genomic interval from Bremerella sp. JC817 contains the following:
- a CDS encoding four-helix bundle copper-binding protein; this encodes MSTSKYAECIRLCIECARACEHCSDACLSEPNPSKMADCIRTDRDCAQICWDAAVFLSRGSQFSGEICHVCADICKACARECAKHKMDHCQECADCCRRCAEACDQMASIAA
- a CDS encoding SUMF1/EgtB/PvdO family nonheme iron enzyme, whose translation is MMNCVTFSILLLLLLVESARAETVGIQAERPEKGPSVAIEGGYMVPYEIALPTSNSVIKMIPVPGGIVRLGSPRSEFGHTPAEWPEVEVRVAPFWIAETETTWGQYGAFQDLERQFRDQGFDRDLLEKLSVQAITSPTMIYDPSLVYLHGTDERLPATMLTNFAARQYTKWLSRMMQHTYRLPSEAEWEYAAAAGAETAYHFGDDPQQLDDYGWFVDNSDESPHFVKQKKPNAFGLYDMHGNVWEWVLDQYSSEGYRRLAGQRPTALQSVLWPTQIDPLMRKGGSWDDGAALCRLAAKLGSDDEGWKTLEAMIPLSPHWYTDYPGDCIGFRVMRPLRDVPPIEAAKYYLPDIPQLQEDVESQLEERRAVQGFVEPDLSALK
- a CDS encoding glycosyltransferase is translated as MKIGLHCPEVPGHLNPLTTLGGELQARGHDVIFLGCRMAEPIVRRAGLPFHALGPEDELSDQLEASFRALGKVTGTQGMLLTGKLFGIQSTLVRRYLPEALKAHSFDGLVIDQVAPACAVEAERLAIPYAVACNALAVYWDPLIPPPPLAWDYRTDWFGRFRNQMAKHAVLMAYRFLAGERKVGVDPLKLIRGGDPALVHLSQQPPFFEYPRTAYPQRLHFTGPWHRAARDDQAIDFPWDWLDGRPLIYASMGTLQNAVPHVFRAIIDAVKDLPVQLVLSKGGGEVDVPGNIPANILLVEKAPQLRLLEKASLVITHAGMNTTLECLAYGVPMLCLPVTNDQPGVAKRVEYHGSGRVIPVQKVTTKRLRAELDRLQNDPKFQQKADQFQADIASRDGLEMAADLIEQAFRTGQPIINQHHPESVR